In the genome of Mesosutterella faecium, the window ATCAGCCCGTCGGGCTTCTACCGCGGCAAGAAAGTGGTCGAGACCAAGAAAGACGAGGAATAATGTCCTGCCGCGGGATCGCCGCGTTTTTTTCCGGGTGTGGGCTTGCGGCCTGAGACAGCCTGAGCTGCCTGGGCCCCACGGCCAGAGCTTCTTCCTCTAGCGGAGAAGCATCGGCCTTCCTCTCGGGGAGGGCTGGGACAGGTCCCGGGTTCATGCCGGGCATGAATGCGCCGGTTCCGCAAGAGACATTGAATGCGCAAGCGAAGAAAAGAGGGCTGGTTCATCCAACCCTCTTTTTTTTGAGTGTTTTTTCCGAGGAGGCACGCTTCGAGTGACTGAACCGACTCTTTTCAGCCGCATTGCCGGCACCGGCAGCGCCCTGCCCGCCAGGCGCGTGACCAACGACGAGCTGGCCGCGGAGCTTGCCGCGCGCGGCATCGAGACGAGCGACGAGTGGATACGCACGAGAACCGGAATTGCCGAGCGGCGCATCGTCTCGGAAGGCGAGACGACCCACACGCTCGCCCTCGAGGCCTCAAGGAACGCGCTGCAGGCCGCGTCCTGCAGCCCCTCGGACATCGACCTCGTGATCGTGGCCACGACCACTCCCGACGAGCTCTTTCCGTCCGAAGCCTGCAGGCTGCAGGCCTCGCTCGGCATACCGCCCTGCGGCTGCTTTGACCTGCAGGCGGTCTGCTCGGGGTTCGTCTACGCGCTCATCACGGCCGATTCGCTGATTCGAAGCGGCGCGGCGCGCCGGGCGCTCGTCGCCGGGGCGGACACCTTCTCGAGGCTGCTCGACTGGAATGACCGCTCAAGCTGCGTGCTCTTCGGCGACGGGGCGGGCGCCGTGGTTCTCGAGGCAGGCGCCGAGCCCGGGCTCGCCGCGGGCGTACTTGTCGCAGACGGCAGCCGCGGAGACATCCTGCGGGTTCCGGGCCGCATCGAGGGCGGCAGGCTCCGGGGCAGCGGCTTTCTTTACATGGAGGGCCGCGCGGTGTTCCGCGAGGCGGTGGAGTCGCTCGAGTCGACCGCCCGCGAGGCGCTCGCCCGGGCGGGGCTGAGCGCCGCGGACATCGACTGCTACATCCCCCACCAGGCCAACATCCGCATCATGACCCACGTGGCGGGCCGGC includes:
- a CDS encoding beta-ketoacyl-ACP synthase III, which translates into the protein MTEPTLFSRIAGTGSALPARRVTNDELAAELAARGIETSDEWIRTRTGIAERRIVSEGETTHTLALEASRNALQAASCSPSDIDLVIVATTTPDELFPSEACRLQASLGIPPCGCFDLQAVCSGFVYALITADSLIRSGAARRALVAGADTFSRLLDWNDRSSCVLFGDGAGAVVLEAGAEPGLAAGVLVADGSRGDILRVPGRIEGGRLRGSGFLYMEGRAVFREAVESLESTAREALARAGLSAADIDCYIPHQANIRIMTHVAGRLGIPLERMETAVTHHGNTCAASVPLALDEAVRSGRLRRGQTALLQGVGAGMTCAAALLRY